In Arachis stenosperma cultivar V10309 chromosome 1, arast.V10309.gnm1.PFL2, whole genome shotgun sequence, one DNA window encodes the following:
- the LOC130935596 gene encoding uncharacterized protein LOC130935596 has translation MVTSTPYYAQSNGQVEVTNKIFNNLIKKHVGRMPRSWHKTLNQVLWAYQNFSRRSTNTSLYKLVYGHDAVLPFEINLNTMRVMKQDDLPIEDYWNAMFDEMNELDNERIMALDNLVHKKK, from the coding sequence ATGGTGACTTCAACCCCGTATTACGCACAGTCAAATGGCCAGGTTGAGgttacaaataaaatttttaacaatttGATTAAGAAACATGTTGGTAGGATGCCACGTAGTTGGCATAAGACATTAAATCAAGTTCTTTGGGCATATCAGAATTTTTCGAGGAGATCAACAAATACTTCGCTTTATAAATTAGTGTATGGTCATGATGCGGTATTGCCTTTTGAAATTAATCTTAATACTATGCGAGTGATGAAGCAAGATGATTTACCAATCGAGGATTATTGGAATGCTATGTTCGATGAGATGAATGAATTAGACAATGAGCGAATTATGGCACTTGATAATCTTGTTCATAAAAAAAAGTAG
- the LOC130938212 gene encoding calcium-dependent protein kinase 10-like, with amino-acid sequence MGNCNACVRGNDAVSDENNNKNPNGQGRKDKKTRPNPFAEEGLLRHSPAPIRVLKDVIPVGPHRTRITDKYVLGRELGRGEFGITYLCTDRETKQELACKSISKRKLRTAVDVEDVRREVAIMNALPDHPNVVKLRATYEDDENVHLVMELCAGGELFDRIVARGHYSERAAANVARTIAEVVRMCHVNGVMHRDLKPENFLFANKKENSVLKAIDFGLSVFFKPGERFTEIVGSPYYMAPEVLKRNYGPEVDVWSAGVILYILLCGVPPFWAETEQGVALAILRGVIDFKREPWPQISDSAKSLVRQMLEPDPKKRLTAEQVLEHSWLQNAKKASNVPLGDIVRTRLKQFSVMNRFKKRALRVIAEHLSVEEVEIIKDMFTLMDTDRDGKVTYEELKAGLKKVGSQLAEPEIRMLMEVADVDGNGVLDYGEFVAVTIHLQRMENDEHIRKAFTFFDKDGSGYIELDELEEALLDETGETDKDVLNDIMREVDTDKDGRISYDEFVAMMKTGTDWRKASRQYSRERFKSLSINLMKDGSLQLHDAVSGQAIVV; translated from the exons ATGGGCAACTGCAACGCATGCGTGCGAGGAAACGACGCCGTTTCTGAcgagaacaacaacaaaaaccCCAACGGCCAGGGCCGTAAGGACAAGAAAACCCGCCCGAACCCATTCGCTGAGGAAGGCCTACTACGGCACTCCCCAGCCCCGATCCGTGTGCTGAAAGACGTGATTCCGGTGGGCCCGCACCGGACCAGAATCACGGACAAGTATGTTTTGGGTCGTGAACTGGGCCGGGGCGAGTTCGGGATCACGTACCTTTGTACGGACCGGGAAACAAAGCAGGAGCTAGCCTGCAAGTCCATCTCGAAGCGGAAACTTCGCACCGCCGTGGACGTGGAAGACGTCCGGCGGGAGGTGGCGATCATGAACGCGCTTCCTGACCACCCGAACGTGGTGAAGTTGAGGGCGACTTACGAGGACGACGAGAACGTTCACCTTGTGATGGAGCTTTGTGCTGGCGGCGAGCTTTTTGACCGGATCGTGGCGAGAGGACACTACAGCGAGCGCGCGGCGGCGAACGTGGCAAGGACAATTGCAGAGGTGGTGAGGATGTGCCACGTCAACGGTGTCATGCATCGGGACCTGAAGCCGGAGAATTTCTTGTTTGCGAATAAGAAGGAGAACTCGGTTCTTAAGGCCATTGACTTTGGACTCTCCGTGTTCTTCAAGCCTG GAGAGAGGTTTACGGAGATCGTTGGGAGTCCGTACTATATGGCGCCGGAGGTATTGAAGAGGAACTATGGGCCCGAAGTGGATGTGTGGAGTGCTGGCGTCATTCTTTATATTTTGTTGTGTGGAGTTCCTCCGTTTTGGGCAG AGACCGAACAAGGGGTTGCATTAGCAATTTTGAGGGGAGTGATTGACTTCAAGAGGGAGCCATGGCCGCAGATATCAGATAGTGCTAAGAGCCTCGTGAGGCAGATGCTGGAGCCTGATCCTAAGAAGCGGTTGACAGCGGAGCAGGTTCTTG AACATTCCTGGCTACAGAATGCAAAGAAAGCTTCAAATGTTCCGTTAGGAGATATTGTGAGGACAAGGCTTAAGCAGTTCTCTGTGATGAACAGATTCAAAAAGAGAGCTCTTCGG GTGATTGCTGAACATTTATCTGTTGAAGAGGTAGAAATAATCAAAGATATGTTTACATTGATGGATACTGACAGAGATGGCAAAGTAACGTACGAGGAACTTAAGGCCGGGTTGAAGAAGGTTGGTTCGCAATTGGCTGAGCCAGAGATAAGGATGCTGATGGAAGTG GCTGATGTTGATGGGAATGGAGTACTGGACTATGGAGAGTTTGTAGCTGTGACGATTCACTTGcaaagaatggagaatgatgaGCATATCCGCAAAGCATTCACGTTTTTTGACAAAGATGGGAGTGGCTATATTGAGTTAGATGAGCTAGAGGAAGCATTGCTGGATGAGACTGGAGAAACTGATAAGGATGTATTGAATGACATCATGCGAGAAGTCGACACTGACAAG GATGGTCGAATCAGCTATGACGAATTTGTAGCCATGATGAAGACAGGAACTGACTGGAGAAAAGCATCAAGGCAGTATTCAAGGGAGAGATTCAAGAGCTTAAGCATAAATTTGATGAAGGATGGTTCGCTTCAGCTTCATGATGCGGTTAGTGGCCAAGCTATAGTGGTTTGA